The nucleotide window TTTAAAAGAGCCTCTACACCCCATATTACCCGCTCGGGACCTGTTGCAGTCTCCCCTGTTATAGGATTCGCTCCCCCAAAGGCCGTGTAGAGTTGGCACCCGACACCAACGATCCCCGCTCCGCCACAGCCCGCCATGAAAAGCTCGTTGGATACGCCATCAAGACGAGCCTTCAGTTCTGCGTCATGCAGTTTTTTTTCATTTTTCCCTATGATCGACTGCTCATAAGAAGCAGGTTGCAGGATCCACTCCTCGCCTTGATCCGTTGTGATCGACTTATCAGTGGCAACGCAATAACCATTCGCCGACGTAACGCAGGAGACGATATCCCCAGGTTTGGTACTGGAAGCAAAAGCACGCGTGAAATCACTCTCCTCTACGATTCTTTCGTCCTTGAGCACGCTGGACCCCTTGGCGATAAGGTCAGCAATATCGCTGGATAGTCCTTCACAGTAACTTGATGTAACTCCGGTACATGCCGCCTCGTACTCTCTCTGCGCTACACGAAGCGAGTATTGTTCAACCACGCTCAGATGATTGTTTTCTACAGCATTTTTTGATGTCCAGGCACCCAACGCCGCTCCTGCGGAACTCCCGGTAACCATAGCCCCAGCCAACCCACCAGCCAGCGTGGACAGAGCCGAAACCGTCTGTTTCTCCGACTCAGTCAGCTGATCACTGGTCTTGTCCGGATAAAGCTGTTTGGCAATCAGCTCACCAATAGTCGCTCCCGCAGCGCCGGCCAATGCGGAACCACCTTGCGCTTTCGCAAGCACGGCCCCCAGGAGGGCATGCGCCATCAAGTTGGCCGCGTCATCGCCCTCAGTCATTTGCTTCACGGCTTGAGCCAGATAAGGCGCAGATGCACCGGCCAAGGCACCGAGGATGTTGCCGCTCAACACTCCTTGCACGATTGCACTTACAGCCTTCGAGGCTTTTTGGAAGCTGCTGCCCATGCCGTAATCTTGCTGAACTTGCTGCGCAATTTGTTCAGGAGTCGGGTCGGCAATGCCTTTGTCGTTAAGCTTCTGCCTTGCAGCGTTGGATGCGTCGCTGTTTAGATCGTTGGCTTCGTTGATTTTTGCAGCGGCGATGGCGTCACCAATGCCCTGCGCCAATTGCATCGCGCTTTTTACAAGCTCGATGCGTTCGTCCATTGCGTGCTGGTCTGGCTTATCAAGCTGTTCATTGGCATTGGCGGTGTCGCGATTCAGGCCAACCAGATCGTTCGCGCCTTCTGGGTTGCGAACGATGATGGTGCCTTCACTGACGGCGCTACGGGTTTTGCTTTGGTCTGAGTCATTAAGTGCAATGCCATACAAACCACCGACAGAGCCACTCCCGCCACCTGCACTGCTGAAACTGGCCGAAATGCCAGCGGACTGAGCCTCGATTTCACTGACGTTCTTGATGTCGCTGACAATAAGTCGGTCGGTGATCAGCAGGTTTTTATCCGGCGTCGCGTCACTGGCAATAACCCCACCGGTCAGGGTGGTGTTCTTACCAACATCAATGGTGTACCCGCCCGAGCCGGCAAACAGCCCGGTTTGGTCAGTTACGGCCCTGTACTCGCTGTTCATGTTGCCAGCGGCAAGATTTGCCGAGCCGCTAACTGGTACGCCATAGCAAAATGGAGGAATGCAAATGCTGGCGCCGAAACCACCGCTACCTTGCTTATTCTCCTGGATCTCTACGTCTTGACGGGAAATGATGTTCAGGTTGCCGTCAATCAATGCATTAATGCTGTCGGCGTTGACTTGAGCGCCCGCAAGGGTGGTGTCGCCTCCACTACGCAAGAGGAGCGAACCTGTGTTCAGTGTGCTGTTAACCTGCGTGATGGATCTGCCGGTCCCGGTGCCTTTCGCGCCCGACGCACCGAGATCCAGGGTAAAACCGTTTTGTTGCCCAATGTTGAAACTGGCACCGATGGCAGTTTTGTTGCTGGAATTGTTATTGGCCCATTCAGCAGTGTTTTGCGCGCTCTCCAGAATGATGTCGTTTTTCGCGATCAAGGATGTATCGGCGGCTTTTAAGGTACTCCCGATGACATGTATGTCGCCGGACTCACCCTCCGCGTTCCCCGTGGCGATGATCGAAAGCGTGCCGCCAGCATTTACAGAACTCTGCCTCGCAGTCTGACTGTTGTACTCACTGGTGCTTTTGCTGTGAGTATTGGCAAGCTCAGTACCAATTTTAATCAGCGACCCATTGTTGGAAGTACCGCCAGTCTTGTCTTTGAAACCAGTGCTGTTCGCCTCCGCATCACCCGCCATTCCGCCGAGGTTATAAGCCGCCAATGCAGCTTGTGCCAGCTTCACGGCTTTTAGCCGTGGGTCTTCAGCATCGTTCGCTGCCTTGACCGCCGTACGAATGGTGTTAACGGTGTCAATGATCGCCCCGCCAATAACACGCCCTACTGCCAGGCTATTGGATTGATCGGCAGTGCTTTGACTTGAGCTTTCCATGCCCGCCGCAATAGTGACGTTAGTACCGCGCAAGCTCATGTTTTTGGTACTGATCAGATCGCTGGCGATAACGCTCAGATCCCCCCCGGCCACAAGGCTTACATTGCCGTTGCTGGAGCCAATGGTGCTGCCGGTAAGGGTCGTTTGCGACATCGTGCCATTGTGGCGTTGGCCACTGATGGACAGATGTTGGTTGCCAGTGATGTCATCGACGCCAAGGTTGTTGGCCGTGAGTACACCGGTCAGGTCACGGTTCTTTTCCTTATGCGATTCGGTGCGGGTGTAGGTGTTTTCAGCGGCGGTGATGTTCAGGTCGCGGCCGGCGCGAACCGCCAAATCGTCAGTACTGACCAAGGCAGAGCCGGTAATTGCCACGTCTCGCTTTGCGCTCACTGCGATGGTGTTACCCGATATCAGGCTACCCACTGCAGTGGTTTGAGTCTCCGAGATGTTGTCTTGGACTTTGCTCGATTTCAAACCACCCCAGCTGCTTTTGCTTGAGCTGCTTTCAAAGCGTGCGCTGGTTGAATCGGTGACGGCAACGATCTTCACATCATTGCCAGCAGCCAGACCGACGCCACCTTTCTCAGAGATCACATTGCTCCCTTCGATCAGCAAATCGTTGCCGGCGGACAGTACAGTTTTACCTTGAGCAGTCACCGAACTCCCGACATTGGTCGTGCTGGAAATCTCCTGAAGCTGGCTCTTTTTTCCCGACGAGCTTTTCTTGGTCTTGCTGTAGAAGCTGTAGTCTTCGTCTTGTGCTGCTCCTACCAATAGATCACCGTCGGCAACTAGATACGCCTCTTCCCCGGCGCTCACCCGGCTGGCAATCAGGCCCAGATCTTTACCCGCTTTTAGCGAGACGGTACCGCCCGCATTAACAGTCGTAGACACCTGCCTGACATGGTCTTCCTGACTGGTGAACTTTTTGTTTTGGCTAAAGGAGTGCTGTTCATCCGCCGCCGAGGCCAACGTCAGGTCGCCAACGGCGCTCATGCTGACGTCACGCTTGGCATCGATCTGACTGGCGATAACGGTGAGATCCCGACCAGCATTAACCTTCAGGTCCCGCCCCACATCCACGTCTGAACCATATTGGGTGATGGTTTGATCACGGTGTGTGCCCACCTCATGGCTGACGATCTGTTCGGCGGAAGCGATGTTGACGTCACGACCGGCGTTGATCGTGGTGTCGGCACCGCTTTTCAGCACGCCACCGGTGTTGTTGACGTCGCGCCCGGCGTTGAGGGTCAGCGCGTTGGCGGCTTCGATGCGGGCGGCGCTGTTGACGAAGTCCGTGCGCTCGTTGGTGTAACCCGTACCACTTTCATGAGTGGTGACGGTCCGCTCGTTGATCACATCGCCCCGGGTGGCGGTCAGCGTCACATCCCGCCCGGCAATGATCCCCCCCGCCTTGTTGGTCAGGTTATTGGTGGCGAGCACCTTCAACTGGTCCCCCGCCTCCAGCAACCCACTGCTCACCAGATCATTCTTGGCCGTCGCATCCAGGTTCTGGCTGGCGCGCAGGGTGCCGGCGTTGTTCAGGTCTTTACCGGCGATCAGGGTCACGTCGCTGCCCTGGATCAGCGCGCCGTTGGCCGCGAGGCGGTTGTTGGCGTTGGCCAGGTACAGCACCGGCACCAGGACTTTTTCGCCATTCACTTCGTGCTCTTCGAGCCAGACGATGTCGTGGGTCAGGGCCGCGACTTGCTGTGACGTGAGGGTCACGCCGAGGCTCAGGTTGAGTTGGCTCTTGCTGGCGATGGCATTGTTCATCAGGTACTTGAACAAGCCTTCGTCGGTGGTCTGGCCATCGATGAAGCGTTGGCCGGTACGAGCGACCACGGCTTGCTGGATCAGGCGTTGTTCGTAGAGGCCATCGCCCAAACGCTTGGCGCTTTTATCGGGGTCGTAGCCGAGGCCAGACAGCAGGTAGTCCGAACTCATGAACTGTTTGAGGTCGGTGAGTACCGGGTTGGTTTCGATCAGGTATTTGTGCGGTTGGGATTTGCCGGCGTTGCTCGGCAGGCCTTTCACGCGGTTGAGGGTGATCGGCGGCGCATTGGTGGGCGAGGTGACGCTGGCGCCGGTGAGGGTCCAGCTTTGCGGGCCGGTGGCGGTCGGGGTGGTGCTGCCTTCCTGGCTCAGGCGGAACAGGCCGTTCTGGCTGGTGGGCAGGCTGAAGCCGGGAAGCGTGAGCGGGTTGACTTGTTGCTGGGCCAGATCGGGGGCGAGTTGCTGGTTGATCTGGATCGGTGTCGAGTAGCCGCTGCCCGCGCCCGTGTCGGTTTTGGTCCGACCCGCCGCCACATAGGCATAGAACGGGCGAACCACGCTGTTGTTGATGTTCTGGGTGGCATCGAGGGTGACGTTTCCACCCGCCTGGATGATGGCATCCAGAGACTCGCCGTTGATGACGCGGCTGCTGGTCGGCAGTGTTTGGCCCATCCAGGCCAGAAAGTTGCTCATGTCCTGTTCGACGGTGGCCGAAGGGGTCGGGTTGTTTCGTTGGGTGAAGAGGTCAGCCATTGCAATGGCCGAGGCGGTTTCGTTGACCCAGCTCACGAATCGTCGGGTGGTTTCGATGTCCTGCTCTTGCACACCTTTGTTGTTGATCGTCGAAGCATGGACAGCTAAATCGCCAGCAGCTGTCATGCTACTGCTGGTGTTGTTCACTTCTCCCGCATTAATCAACAGGTCCGCGCCACTGTTGATCGAGGCGGCTTCAGAATGAAGCGTGATCTTCAAGCGATCGGTTTCGGCAATTTCCCAAAGGCCGTTGATGCGACCACCGCCACGGCTGTCACATCCATACGAGATCAGCGTGCACGACAACTGAGTGATGGTCGCGACACTTTTCTCATGCTCGGTGTACTGCAACACATCCATGACGTTGTTAACCGTCGTGGCGGCGATCGTCAGGTCGCCGGTGCTCTCAATCCCACCAGATCTGTTGTCCAGCAGATCAGCCTTGGTCCCTTTTTTATCCCTGGCAATGAGCGTGCTGCCCAGGCTGTAGACCTGCCCGTAGTAGTTGGTGAAGCTGGGGCTCAGAAGCTGCATGTCTGCGCCACTGAAGATCAATCCGCGGTCGTTGCGTAATGCGTCTGTGGTCAACGTCAGGTTCTTGCCGGCGCCCACGGTGCCGGTGTTGTTGACGCTACCGGCCGTCAGGGTCAGGTCGGCAGCCGAGGTCAGGCGACCTGCGTTGCTGAGCTGTCCACCCACGGAAATGGTCGTGTTGCCGCCACCGGCGAGGCTCGATGCGGCATTGAGGTTCAGTTGTGCAGCGCTGAGGCCAAACGTTCCCAGGCTGCTGACCCGGCCACTGCCCGAGTACGTGCCACCGAGCGTCAGACTCAGGCTGCCGTCGCTCGCGATCAGGCCATCGTTATTCCAGTTACCGCCGTTACCGGTCAGTGTGCTGGCGGCCAGCAGTTGACCAGCGGCCGTCTGGTTGAGGCTGTTGATGTTGACGGTCAGGCGATCGGCCTGGATCACGCTGCTGTTGGTCCAGCTGGCGGCGGTCAGGGTCAGGCCACCACGGGTGACGAAGTTGCCACCGGCGCTGCCCAGTTGGCCGGTGGCGATGTCGAAGAGGCCGGTGCCGACGTGCAGCACGTTGCCGCCGACGTTCAGCAAACTGCCGGCAGTGAGGTTCAGGTTGGTGTTGGCGGATTCCACGGTGCCATTGCGGTTGTCGAACAGGCCGCCGAGGGTGAACGCGGTTTTACCATTGTCGCCCAGTGCGCGAAGTTGGCCGGTCTGGTTGTCGAGGCTGGCGGCGGAGATGGTCAGGGTGCTTTCGCTTTCGATGATGCCCTGGCGGTTGTTCAATGCACCGCGCAGGCTCAGGTCGATTTGTTGCCCGCCGATCTGCCCGTCGTTGTCGCCGCTATTGTCGAAGTCTTTAGCCGTGACGCTGACCAACCCCTTGGCGTAGAGGCCGCCATTGCGGTTGTCGAAGTTGCCGTTGGTGCCGGTGTCGACGATGGCGTCACCGGTTTGCGCGGTGATCCGCCCGCCGTAGTTGTCGATGCCGGCCAGTGCCTTGAGGTTCAGGCTCTGGGCCTGAATGATCCCGCCCCGACGGTTGTTGTTCAGGTCATAGCCGTTGCGCAATACACCCGTGATGTGGCTGCTGAAGGCGCCTTGCAGGCTGGAGAGCACACCGCCACGGCTGTCGAGGCTGGCGGCGGTGATGTCGAGGTTGCCGCCCTTGGCGACGATGCGCCCGCTCTGGTTATCGATGGCGCCGCTGGTTTTTACCGTCAGGTCGCCCTCGCTTTGCAGGGTGCCCTTGGCGTTGTCGAGGCTGGCGGCGTTGAGCGTCAGGCCGGCGTTGTTGCTGAAGACCTGACCGCCCGCGCTGTTCTGCACAAAGCCACTGGCCGTGAGCGTCAGCAGATCGTTGGCCACGACAATGCCGCCATTGCGGTTATCGAGTCCGCCGGTCAACAGGCTCAGCAAACCCAGACTGGCCAGTTGGCCGCCCTGGTTGTTGATCTGCACCGCGCGCTGAATGACCAGCGGGCCGTTGCTCGCCAGTTTGCCGTTGGTATTGGTCAGGGTGCCGAGCAGATCGAGGGTGACCGCGCCAGTGCCGGCCAGGGTACCGGTGCTGTTGTTCAGGTCGGTGCCGGTGAAGCTGATGTCCTGCTGGGCGTTGATGGTTGCGTTGGTGTTGTCGAGCGCTTTGGCCCGGATATCCAGAGCGGCGCCACTGTCGATCAAACCACCTTGGGCGTTATTCAGTGTTCCGGCGATGACGAAGGTTTGCGCACCGACACTGGAGAGAATGCCGTTGTCGCTGTTGTCGAGGCTGGCCGCCGTGACCTTCAACGTGCCGTTACTGACCAGAGCGCCGGCATTGCTGTTACGCACGGCGCCGGTAAGGTCCACCAGCACGTCACCGTCGCGGCTCGACAAGGTGCCTAGATTACGGTTGTCGAGGCTGCCGCCCAAAAGGCTCAGGCTTTGCCAACCGGAAATCAGACCCTTGAGGTTAGTGGTGGTATCGGCGGTGAGATCCAGTTGCTGACGGCTGATGAGCTTGCCGCCGCTGTTGTCCAGGTTGCGTGCAGTCAGTGCATAGCTTTGGCTGCTGGAGATTTCACCACTCTGGTTGTTCAAATCCCGCAGGTTGCGGATGCTCAGTTGCCCGGTGGTGGTGATCAGGCCGTTGGCGTTGTTCAGGTCGCCCATGGCGCCGCTGAAGTCGATGACAATGGCGCTGCCAAGCAACGAGCCGCCGTTCTGGTTGTTCAAACTCGCGGTGTTGATGGTCAGGTTGTCGGTGGCGTTGATCAGGCCTTGGTCCTGATTATCGAGTTGGCCGGTAACCCGAAGGTCGAGGCCGGTGCGACTGGTGAGGGTGCCGCCGTTGTTGTTCAGG belongs to Pseudomonas sp. B21-015 and includes:
- a CDS encoding hemagglutinin repeat-containing protein codes for the protein MDVRQLALLAGQPSAAINNREYFWGMPKRGLAFLLANVMFWQPMWAQADGIVVASPGTSLGQAGNGVQIVNIATPNGTGLSHNQFHDYNVGTQGVILNNVANQTGATQLGGIIVGNPNLTNRVAAQTILNEVIGGSPSQLRGYTEVAGQSARVIVANPYGISCNGCGFINTPRVTLTTGKPVLDNGRLDRFQVDQGSVTIDGAGLNADNVDRFEIITRSAKINAEIQAKNLTIVAGRNDVNADSLNATARADDGSGKPGLAIDSSALGGMYAGAIKLVGTEAGVGVKLDGNLAASGGDIQLDANGHLSLAQASATGAVNVKAVSLDARGPVYAGTAVNVQTQGNLTNQQTLAARDSITLSAGGVLTNNGIIEAGVNADTSRNTSGDVSLSAQNLNNVGKSVVASRNLTVNTSQTLNNQGGTLSAAQTANITAGTLDNQNKGRVLSSGNLNLTASQVLNGNGLITSTGHLGATLGHLNNRNGELSSLASATLRMATLDNVAGLVNAGQALSITATGAVNNQGGKLTSLDSLSLTAGTVDNSNKGRIASNKALTASVSGLDQHDGGQLTSGTSLTLDLNHGELNNQNGLINAPVLVLKNLAQVDNRNGEISSAQAFTLAADSLDNSNGKLLGNQAVTLRIQQVLTNIKGLIAAASVDVQAGSLNNNGGTLTSRTGLDLRVTGQLDNQDQGLINATDNLTINTASLNNQNGGSLLGSAIVIDFSGAMGDLNNANGLITTTGQLSIRNLRDLNNQSGEISSSQSYALTARNLDNSGGKLISRQQLDLTADTTTNLKGLISGWQSLSLLGGSLDNRNLGTLSSRDGDVLVDLTGAVRNSNAGALVSNGTLKVTAASLDNSDNGILSSVGAQTFVIAGTLNNAQGGLIDSGAALDIRAKALDNTNATINAQQDISFTGTDLNNSTGTLAGTGAVTLDLLGTLTNTNGKLASNGPLVIQRAVQINNQGGQLASLGLLSLLTGGLDNRNGGIVVANDLLTLTASGFVQNSAGGQVFSNNAGLTLNAASLDNAKGTLQSEGDLTVKTSGAIDNQSGRIVAKGGNLDITAASLDSRGGVLSSLQGAFSSHITGVLRNGYDLNNNRRGGIIQAQSLNLKALAGIDNYGGRITAQTGDAIVDTGTNGNFDNRNGGLYAKGLVSVTAKDFDNSGDNDGQIGGQQIDLSLRGALNNRQGIIESESTLTISAASLDNQTGQLRALGDNGKTAFTLGGLFDNRNGTVESANTNLNLTAGSLLNVGGNVLHVGTGLFDIATGQLGSAGGNFVTRGGLTLTAASWTNSSVIQADRLTVNINSLNQTAAGQLLAASTLTGNGGNWNNDGLIASDGSLSLTLGGTYSGSGRVSSLGTFGLSAAQLNLNAASSLAGGGNTTISVGGQLSNAGRLTSAADLTLTAGSVNNTGTVGAGKNLTLTTDALRNDRGLIFSGADMQLLSPSFTNYYGQVYSLGSTLIARDKKGTKADLLDNRSGGIESTGDLTIAATTVNNVMDVLQYTEHEKSVATITQLSCTLISYGCDSRGGGRINGLWEIAETDRLKITLHSEAASINSGADLLINAGEVNNTSSSMTAAGDLAVHASTINNKGVQEQDIETTRRFVSWVNETASAIAMADLFTQRNNPTPSATVEQDMSNFLAWMGQTLPTSSRVINGESLDAIIQAGGNVTLDATQNINNSVVRPFYAYVAAGRTKTDTGAGSGYSTPIQINQQLAPDLAQQQVNPLTLPGFSLPTSQNGLFRLSQEGSTTPTATGPQSWTLTGASVTSPTNAPPITLNRVKGLPSNAGKSQPHKYLIETNPVLTDLKQFMSSDYLLSGLGYDPDKSAKRLGDGLYEQRLIQQAVVARTGQRFIDGQTTDEGLFKYLMNNAIASKSQLNLSLGVTLTSQQVAALTHDIVWLEEHEVNGEKVLVPVLYLANANNRLAANGALIQGSDVTLIAGKDLNNAGTLRASQNLDATAKNDLVSSGLLEAGDQLKVLATNNLTNKAGGIIAGRDVTLTATRGDVINERTVTTHESGTGYTNERTDFVNSAARIEAANALTLNAGRDVNNTGGVLKSGADTTINAGRDVNIASAEQIVSHEVGTHRDQTITQYGSDVDVGRDLKVNAGRDLTVIASQIDAKRDVSMSAVGDLTLASAADEQHSFSQNKKFTSQEDHVRQVSTTVNAGGTVSLKAGKDLGLIASRVSAGEEAYLVADGDLLVGAAQDEDYSFYSKTKKSSSGKKSQLQEISSTTNVGSSVTAQGKTVLSAGNDLLIEGSNVISEKGGVGLAAGNDVKIVAVTDSTSARFESSSSKSSWGGLKSSKVQDNISETQTTAVGSLISGNTIAVSAKRDVAITGSALVSTDDLAVRAGRDLNITAAENTYTRTESHKEKNRDLTGVLTANNLGVDDITGNQHLSISGQRHNGTMSQTTLTGSTIGSSNGNVSLVAGGDLSVIASDLISTKNMSLRGTNVTIAAGMESSSQSTADQSNSLAVGRVIGGAIIDTVNTIRTAVKAANDAEDPRLKAVKLAQAALAAYNLGGMAGDAEANSTGFKDKTGGTSNNGSLIKIGTELANTHSKSTSEYNSQTARQSSVNAGGTLSIIATGNAEGESGDIHVIGSTLKAADTSLIAKNDIILESAQNTAEWANNNSSNKTAIGASFNIGQQNGFTLDLGASGAKGTGTGRSITQVNSTLNTGSLLLRSGGDTTLAGAQVNADSINALIDGNLNIISRQDVEIQENKQGSGGFGASICIPPFCYGVPVSGSANLAAGNMNSEYRAVTDQTGLFAGSGGYTIDVGKNTTLTGGVIASDATPDKNLLITDRLIVSDIKNVSEIEAQSAGISASFSSAGGGSGSVGGLYGIALNDSDQSKTRSAVSEGTIIVRNPEGANDLVGLNRDTANANEQLDKPDQHAMDERIELVKSAMQLAQGIGDAIAAAKINEANDLNSDASNAARQKLNDKGIADPTPEQIAQQVQQDYGMGSSFQKASKAVSAIVQGVLSGNILGALAGASAPYLAQAVKQMTEGDDAANLMAHALLGAVLAKAQGGSALAGAAGATIGELIAKQLYPDKTSDQLTESEKQTVSALSTLAGGLAGAMVTGSSAGAALGAWTSKNAVENNHLSVVEQYSLRVAQREYEAACTGVTSSYCEGLSSDIADLIAKGSSVLKDERIVEESDFTRAFASSTKPGDIVSCVTSANGYCVATDKSITTDQGEEWILQPASYEQSIIGKNEKKLHDAELKARLDGVSNELFMAGCGGAGIVGVGCQLYTAFGGANPITGETATGPERVIWGVEALLNAWGLAGSVYSGPSKGVGTSLYKMPSELPDNLSGLANPKDIRFTQDSIKNAFADGGDLYSTIDGLKSGRISPNDIPPIRVFEKDGLVYSLDNRRLLAASAAGVPVKIIPATPAEIAKEGWKMTTPNNGSIICIRGVCR